A part of Helicoverpa zea isolate HzStark_Cry1AcR chromosome 17, ilHelZeax1.1, whole genome shotgun sequence genomic DNA contains:
- the LOC124637999 gene encoding pleckstrin homology domain-containing family F member 2 isoform X3: protein MVDRLVNSEANARRIAMVESCFGSSGQPLAEQGRVLVGEGVLTKMCRKKPKARQFFLFNDILVYGNIVINKKKYNKQHVIPLEEVKLESLKDEGQYRNGWLIRTASKSFAVYAATATEKEEWMAHIEKCIEDLLRKSGKQPPSEHAAVWVPDNEASICMHCKKTQFTVLNRRHHCRKCGSVVCGPCSSKRYILRGQSDKPLRVCLQCFDELNRERARPPAQPPTANITPVKDTAGSGGDSSADEDSDDDDDRVTAEEKHDEGFTSYNGVKNGYGNKVTTV from the exons ATGGTGGATCGTTTAG tgAACAGTGAGGCCAATGCTAGAAGGATTGCTATGGTTGAGAGCTGCTTCGGCAGTTCTGGACAG cCATTGGCAGAACAAGGCAGGGTCCTTGTGGGAGAGGGTGTCCTGACAAAAATGTGTCGCAAGAAACCAAAAGCTAGACAATTCTTTTTGTTTAATGACATCCTCGTGTATGGAAACATTGttataaacaagaaaaaatataacaaacaacatGTTATACCACTTGAGGAAGTTAAGTTGGAGTCTTTGAAGGATGAAGGAC AATACCGTAACGGCTGGTTAATCCGTACCGCTTCCAAATCCTTCGCGGtgtatgccgccacagcgaccGAGAAAGAAGAATGGATGGCTCACATAGAAAAATGTATAGAAGACTTGCTAAGGAAAA GCGGCAAACAACCTCCGTCAGAGCACGCAGCGGTGTGGGTACCAGACAACGAGGCGTCAATCTGTATGCACTGCAAGAAGACACAGTTCACTGTACTCAATAGGAGG CATCACTGCCGCAAATGCGGGTCAGTAGTGTGCGGGCCGTGCTCGTCGAAGCGCTACATCCTGCGCGGACAGAGCGACAAGCCGCTGCGCGTGTGCCTGCAGTGCTTCGACGAGCTCAACCGCGAGCGAGCCCGCCCGCCCGCGCAGCCGCCCACCGCTAACATCACACCAG TGAAAGACACGGCGGGTTCGGGCGGCGACTCGTCAGCCGATGAAGACAGCGACGACGATGATGACCGCGTCACCGCTGAGGAGAAACACGACGAG GGTTTTACAAGTTATAACGGTGTCAAAAATGGATACGGAAATAAAGTCACCACAGtataa
- the LOC124638001 gene encoding ribonuclease kappa-like, giving the protein MACKFCGPKLSLCGLVLSVWGIIQLTLMGVFYYIRAVALLEDLPLESEGGHHSIESFIATVEAGYTQNAYNCWIAALLYVITLVVSGHQFWMNNRSSVSM; this is encoded by the exons ATGGCCTGCAAATTCTGTGGACCTAAGCTGTCGCTGTGCGGGCTCGTATTGAGCGTCTGGGGAATCATTCAATTG ACTTTGATGGGCGTCTTCTACTATATCAGAGCTGTAGCTTTGTTGGAAGATCTCCCACTTGAGTCAGAAGGTGGTCATCATTCTATCGAGAGTTTTATCGCTACCGTAGAAGCTGGATACACTCAG AATGCTTACAACTGCTGGATTGCCGCACTGCTATACGTTATCACCCTCGTTGTATCCGGACATCAGTTCTGGATGAACAACCGTTCTTCAGTTAGTATGTAA
- the LOC124638440 gene encoding testis-specific serine/threonine-protein kinase 3-like, whose translation MPGPDVRANENVLGEMSTEPTATVHSGVEAKAERKLTVLESHGYVLGRTIGSGSYATVKVATSDRHNCQVAIKIISKFQAPGDYLKKFLPREIEVVKGLKHENLIRFLQAIETTHRVYIVMEYAENGSLLDIIRKDQHIDEVRGRRWFRQLVEAVDYCHERGVVHRDIKCENLLMDHGLNIKLSDFGFARGHMKPKNGVYALSETFCGSYAYASPEILKGVPYRPQDSDIWSMGVVLYAIVYGRLPFDDTNYTQLLKQVQNKVSFPREPKVSTDCRKLITKILAPLKVRVKIPQILADTWINPNQPAKDEEVDTTQENAQVSKEEIKSVNIGTVTFDRKLEEVK comes from the exons ATGCCGGGACCTGATGTAAGAGCCAATGAAAATGTCCTCGGCGAGATGTCGACAGAGCCCACAGCGACTGTGCATAGTGGTGTAGAAGCTAAAGCTGAAAGAAAACTTACTGTACTTGAGTCACATGGTTATGTACTTGGTCGGACGATAGGGTCTGGGTCATACGCCACTGTCAAG GTTGCAACAAGCGACAGACACAACTGTCAAGTGGcgattaaaataataagcaaGTTCCAAGCGCCAGGCGACTATTTGAAGAAGTTTCTGCCTAGAGAAATAGAAGTCGTTAAAGGTCTCAAACATGAGAACTTGATACGGTTTCTTCAGGCGATAGAAACTACACACAG GGTCTATATTGTTATGGAATATGCGGAAAATGGCAGTCTCCTGGACATAATACGTAAAGACCAGCATATAGACGAAGTTCGAGGACGTCGCTGGTTCCGCCAACTTGTTGAAGCAGTGGACTACTGCCACGAGAGAGGAGTTGTTCATAG GGATATAAAATGCGAGAACTTGCTTATGGACCATGGCCTAAACATAAAACTGTCGGATTTTGGTTTCGCACGAGGACACATGAAGCCGAAGAATGGTGTTTATGCGCTCAGTGAGACATTCTGCGGGAGTTATGCATATGCTTCACCTGAAATCCTGAAGGGTGTGCCTTATAGGCCACAAGACTCGGACATATGGAGTATGGGAGTGGTGCTGTACGCTATTGTGTATGGAAGGCTGCCTTTCGACGATACGAATTATACGCAGTTGCTAAAG CAAGTGCAAAACAAAGTGTCATTTCCTCGTGAGCCGAAAGTGTCAACCGACTGTCGCAAGTTAATCACTAAAATCCTAGCTCCGCTCAAAGTGCGCGTCAAGATACCACAGATCTTGGCAGACACTTGGATCAATCCAAACCAACCAGCCAAGGATGAAGAGGTAGACACTACACAG GAAAACGCGCAAGTCAgcaaagaagaaataaaaagcGTGAACATTGGTACTGTAACTTTCGACAGAAAATTAGAGGAAGTGAAATaa
- the LOC124637999 gene encoding pleckstrin homology domain-containing family F member 2 isoform X2: protein MVDRLVNSEANARRIAMVESCFGSSGQPLAEQGRVLVGEGVLTKMCRKKPKARQFFLFNDILVYGNIVINKKKYNKQHVIPLEEVKLESLKDEGQYRNGWLIRTASKSFAVYAATATEKEEWMAHIEKCIEDLLRKSGKQPPSEHAAVWVPDNEASICMHCKKTQFTVLNRRHHCRKCGSVVCGPCSSKRYILRGQSDKPLRVCLQCFDELNRERARPPAQPPTANITPVKDTAGSGGDSSADEDSDDDDDRVTAEEKHDEPKFYGDSDKTEETNNHSSKDSAK, encoded by the exons ATGGTGGATCGTTTAG tgAACAGTGAGGCCAATGCTAGAAGGATTGCTATGGTTGAGAGCTGCTTCGGCAGTTCTGGACAG cCATTGGCAGAACAAGGCAGGGTCCTTGTGGGAGAGGGTGTCCTGACAAAAATGTGTCGCAAGAAACCAAAAGCTAGACAATTCTTTTTGTTTAATGACATCCTCGTGTATGGAAACATTGttataaacaagaaaaaatataacaaacaacatGTTATACCACTTGAGGAAGTTAAGTTGGAGTCTTTGAAGGATGAAGGAC AATACCGTAACGGCTGGTTAATCCGTACCGCTTCCAAATCCTTCGCGGtgtatgccgccacagcgaccGAGAAAGAAGAATGGATGGCTCACATAGAAAAATGTATAGAAGACTTGCTAAGGAAAA GCGGCAAACAACCTCCGTCAGAGCACGCAGCGGTGTGGGTACCAGACAACGAGGCGTCAATCTGTATGCACTGCAAGAAGACACAGTTCACTGTACTCAATAGGAGG CATCACTGCCGCAAATGCGGGTCAGTAGTGTGCGGGCCGTGCTCGTCGAAGCGCTACATCCTGCGCGGACAGAGCGACAAGCCGCTGCGCGTGTGCCTGCAGTGCTTCGACGAGCTCAACCGCGAGCGAGCCCGCCCGCCCGCGCAGCCGCCCACCGCTAACATCACACCAG TGAAAGACACGGCGGGTTCGGGCGGCGACTCGTCAGCCGATGAAGACAGCGACGACGATGATGACCGCGTCACCGCTGAGGAGAAACACGACGAG CCAAAGTTCTACGGTGACAGTGATAAGACTGAAGAGACCAACAATCATTCGTCCAAGGATTCCGCTAAGTGA
- the LOC124638225 gene encoding ribonuclease kappa-like has product MGIFYYVEAVTLLEDVEAEEYDDYEDYIHKTEHNYAAVARNCWIAAAIYLVFLALSYTCIIKARSRKKKEDLKLQDDDYVCAPKPPPKKKERKEKARK; this is encoded by the exons ATGGGGATATTTTATTACGTAGAAGCTGTCACCCTCTTAGAAGATGTTGAGGCGGAAGAATACGATGATTATGAGGATTACATTCATAAGACCGAACACAATTACGCCGCA gtCGCCCGTAACTGCTGGATTGCTGCAGCCATATATTTGGTTTTCCTCGCTCTTTCCTACACCTGTATAATTAAAGCAAGGTCGCGGaaaaagaaagaagatttgAAGTTACAAGATGACGATTATGTTTGTGCTCCGAAACCGCCGCCTAAGAAAAAGGAAAGAAAGGAAaaagctagaaaataa
- the LOC124637999 gene encoding pleckstrin homology domain-containing family F member 2 isoform X1 translates to MVDRLVNSEANARRIAMVESCFGSSGQPLAEQGRVLVGEGVLTKMCRKKPKARQFFLFNDILVYGNIVINKKKYNKQHVIPLEEVKLESLKDEGQYRNGWLIRTASKSFAVYAATATEKEEWMAHIEKCIEDLLRKSGKQPPSEHAAVWVPDNEASICMHCKKTQFTVLNRRHHCRKCGSVVCGPCSSKRYILRGQSDKPLRVCLQCFDELNRERARPPAQPPTANITPVKDTAGSGGDSSADEDSDDDDDRVTAEEKHDEVIQPSFYFNVGPSRSLVIISCYWPVFLTSQIVAIL, encoded by the exons ATGGTGGATCGTTTAG tgAACAGTGAGGCCAATGCTAGAAGGATTGCTATGGTTGAGAGCTGCTTCGGCAGTTCTGGACAG cCATTGGCAGAACAAGGCAGGGTCCTTGTGGGAGAGGGTGTCCTGACAAAAATGTGTCGCAAGAAACCAAAAGCTAGACAATTCTTTTTGTTTAATGACATCCTCGTGTATGGAAACATTGttataaacaagaaaaaatataacaaacaacatGTTATACCACTTGAGGAAGTTAAGTTGGAGTCTTTGAAGGATGAAGGAC AATACCGTAACGGCTGGTTAATCCGTACCGCTTCCAAATCCTTCGCGGtgtatgccgccacagcgaccGAGAAAGAAGAATGGATGGCTCACATAGAAAAATGTATAGAAGACTTGCTAAGGAAAA GCGGCAAACAACCTCCGTCAGAGCACGCAGCGGTGTGGGTACCAGACAACGAGGCGTCAATCTGTATGCACTGCAAGAAGACACAGTTCACTGTACTCAATAGGAGG CATCACTGCCGCAAATGCGGGTCAGTAGTGTGCGGGCCGTGCTCGTCGAAGCGCTACATCCTGCGCGGACAGAGCGACAAGCCGCTGCGCGTGTGCCTGCAGTGCTTCGACGAGCTCAACCGCGAGCGAGCCCGCCCGCCCGCGCAGCCGCCCACCGCTAACATCACACCAG TGAAAGACACGGCGGGTTCGGGCGGCGACTCGTCAGCCGATGAAGACAGCGACGACGATGATGACCGCGTCACCGCTGAGGAGAAACACGACGAGGTAATACAACCTTCTTTCTATTTTAATGTAGGGCCTTCACGTTCATTGGTGATTATCAGCTGTTACTGGCCAGTATTTCTGACGTCACAAATAGTCGCCATATTGTGA